The window GCTCGACCGCGTCGGCGGGAATGTCATGGAAGGTGTCGAACCAGGCCTGCTCGTCCGGCAGGATGGTGATGCCGCCTTCCTGGCTTTCCGGAATCACGAAGCTGTAGTTGCTGTAGAGCTTCTCGACGTACGACGAATAGATGCACAGGCGGTTCTCGAAGCGCTGCAGGAAAGCGATGGCTTCGTTGCGGTCGGTGATGGCGTCCAGATCCCAGTCGAGGTCGTTCTGGCGCTCCAGTTCGGCCCACCGGGCTTTGGCAAGTGCGGCGTCGTAGGTCATGGTGATAAATCAGTCTTCGTCGACTGACTCTGGCAGAAAACATGCCAGAAAATTCAGCTATTTAGCGGCGAAATTCCGTGATCCATTTCACGCATGAGCCGATGGAGCTCGTCGCAATCTGACGCGTTTCGTCACTCTGTCGGCCAGGGCAGACCCTTTGCAGTACAATCGCTCCCTTTGTTCATTCCGGGCCCAACCAAGCCGATGATCGACCCACGACGCGTACTACGCGCCCTCGCCGAACACTGGGTGCTGCTCGAACCGCTGTGCGAGCGCTTCGACGCCGGCACCCTGAGCCTGGTGGAGCTGCGCAACCAGCTCACCAGCCAGCTGCCCGACAGCACCCCGGTGGACATCACCGCCCTGCTCGACCAGTGGGTGCGCCTGGACATCCTCGTCCCGGTGGCCAAGAGCCCCAACCGCTTCGAGCTGAACGCGCAGATCCACGACTTCCTCGCCTACCTGCGCCAGGAACACCGCCTGGGCCTGTGCCTGGAGATCGAAGCCTACCTGCGCCATCTGGAGCGCCTGGCCGGCTATATCCGCGATGCCTTCGAGGTGCGCGACGGCAACGACCTGGCCCGCCAACTGCGCCTGCTCGACATGCGCGTGCGCGACGTGCTGAAGAAGCTGGCCAACGACGAACAGGCACTGGTCGCCGTGGCCGAACGGGCGAAGACCCAGGACCGGCAGATTCCGCTGCGCCAGCGCTACGCGGAAGTCCTGGCGACCTGGGACGAATACGTCGAACCGATGATCCAGCTGGTCTCCGCCGACGGCGCCTTCGAACAAGGCGTGCGCCGCGTGGAACAGGTGCTGCTGCGCCTGCTCGGCGAACAGGCACGCCTCGGCCAACTGGTGGACGACGACCAGCTGCTGCGCACCCACGCGCGCATCCTGGAAATGCAGACCACCGCCCAACTCACCCTGCGCCGCGCCCGCGAACTGCTGCTGCCGCTGCGTGAGGAAGCCCGTCGGCACAACGCGATCACCCGCGGTGCCGCCCTGGCACTGTCGGTCATCCGCCGCAAGGGCATCGACGCCGTGCCCCAGGCCGCCATGCCGATGTTCACCCGGCCGCAGAGCAACTTCCTGGGCACCGCGTCCCAGGTCGAAAGCTACGTCTTCGCGCTGGCCAACTTCCAGCCAAAGCCGGCGCATTTCCCCAAGGCCAGCGGCAATCGCAAGAGCGACGGCCCGCAGCGCTCGCCGCGCACCGCGCGGGAAATGCTCGACCGCTGCCAGGCCGCGCTGCCGCTGCCGGACCTGATGCAGTGGCTGCTGGAGCAGGAGCCCGAAGGCGCCACCGACGAGCTGCTCTACTGGTTCTCGCGCCTCTCCCGCGATGCCCGCTTCCAGCGCGACCGCCTCGAGCGGGCCCAATACGACACTCTCCAGCACAGCGTCAGCCTGTGCTCCTTCGCCCTGATCGCCAGCCCCGCCGCTGGCAAGGACAGCAAGAGCGAATCGCATGCAGATTAATCTCACCGAAATGACCCAGCTCGCGCCGATCTTCCGCGAGCTGTTCAAGGGCTTCCACATCAGCCGCCGCGACCCGGAGCTGTACAGCCAGTTGTCCAACCAGCAGGACGCCTACCGCGCGCTGTTCCGCAGCCTGGGCTACGAGCTGGTCTGCGATACCCGCGGCTTCTACTACTTCGTCCCCGAGCAGGTCGGCGCCCAGGTGAACAAGACCGCCCAGCGCCTGGCGCTGTTCACCTTCATCCTCGTCGAGCACCTGGCCGACCAGGGCCGCGACCCGCTGGCCGTCCTCGATGGCGGCAGCATCGGCCGCGACGAACTGCCGCCGCTGCTGGAGAAATACCGCGACCTGTTCCTGCAGGCCGAGGTGACCACCCAGGAAGAACTGGAAGAGAAGGTCATGCGCCGCCTCACCCAGCTCGGCTTCGCCGCCGAGGACAACGGCGTGTACCGCTTCCTGCCGCCGATCCACCGCTTCCTCGACGTCTGCCTGTCGGTCCAGCAGGACCGCGACCTGGCCAGCAACCTGCACGCCAGCGAAATGCAGTTCACCACTCCCGCGCTGATGGACGAGGACGACGAGCCGGTGGTGATCCTGGAGTCCTACGCCGACGAGCCGGCTGACGACGAAGCCATCGTCACCCTTGAAGCACCTGCTGCCGTGATCGTGGAAGAAGAGAGCGAAGAAGACGCCCTCGCCCGCGCCATCGCCGAAGAACAAGCCGACATGGAGGCCCAGGCATGACCCAGGAACGCTACGGCATCCGCCGCTTCGCCCTGCTCAACACCGCCGGCTACAGCCTCGGCATCTTCCCACTGGAACAGCCGCTGTCGGTGTACGGCGCGAACAACCTCGGCAAGTCGGCGTCGATCAACGCGCTGCAGTTCCCGATCCTCGCGCGCATGTCCGACATGAGCTTCGGCAAGTACAGCCTGGAAGCCTCGCGCAAGTTCTACTTCGCCACCGACACCAGCTACATCCTCATCGAGCTGGACCTGCCCCACGGCCGTCACGTCATTGGTTGTGGTGGTCGCGGCCCGGGCGGCGGCTTCGGCCACCAGTTCTTCGCCTACCAGGGCGAGCTGGACCTGGAGCACTACCAGAAGAACGGCACCTGCCTGCGCCTGCGCGAGCTGTACGCGAACCTCGAGCGCGAGGGCATCAAGTCCTATGAGTTGAAGCCGGACGAACTGCGTCGCCTGCTGGTCGGCGGCCACACCTCGATCCCGCTGGACCTGACCCTGATCCCGCTGCGCTCCACCAGTGAACAGAGCCTGAAGACCTTCCGCTCGCTGTTCATCAACCTGCTGCACATGCGCGAGATCACCGCGGCCAAGCTCAAGCAGCTGTTCCTCGATGCCTTCGAGCACAGTCTGCGTTCGGGCAGCGTCGATTACATCGCCGCCTGCGAGGAAGCCTTCCGCGACGTGCGCCGTATGGAAGGCGACTACCAGGCCCTGGTCGCCGCCGGCCCGCTGGTCGAGGCCCTGGCCAACGGCGTGGCGCAGCGCGAAATCCTGCGCGGCAAGATGCACCGCCTCTCGCCGCTGCTGGATAACCTGCTGGGCACGTGGGAAGACTATTCCGGCGCGCGCAAGGAAGAGCTGGTCATCCAGGCCGAGCACTATCGCCGCGAGCAGGACGGCCTGCAGAACGAACAGCGCGGCAGCACCGCCGAGCTGATGCGCCTGGAGCGCGAGATCAGCGAGATCCAGCGCTGGATGGGCGAACTGGCCGTGCTGAAGAATCGCTTCGCGCTGGTCGAGGATGCCAAGGTGCTGGAGCAGCAGTTGCTCGCCGCCAAGGACGCCCACGACGAACTAGCCGGCGCCCTGGCGCACTCCCGGCAGTTCTCCAGCGAAGACCTGGAAGAGCGCATGCGTGACCTGGAGAAGCGCCTGAAGGGCGTTCGCCAGCAGCTCGAACACGCCGACAACAACAGCTACGCACGCCTGCGCGAGGAGTTCTCCCAGCAGGACGTGGAGCGCCTGATGCGCCTGTTCAACGGCGCGCTGTTCAGCCTGCCGCTGGGCGAGAAAGGCGTGAACCTGGACGAGGACGGCCAGTGGGTCGGCAGCGTCGAGAAGATCCTCGACGCCTTCAAGGGCGAGCGCTTCGAGGTGCCCGGCCTCTCCATCGA of the Pseudomonas sp. PSE14 genome contains:
- the mksB gene encoding Mks condensin complex protein MksB, whose protein sequence is MIDPRRVLRALAEHWVLLEPLCERFDAGTLSLVELRNQLTSQLPDSTPVDITALLDQWVRLDILVPVAKSPNRFELNAQIHDFLAYLRQEHRLGLCLEIEAYLRHLERLAGYIRDAFEVRDGNDLARQLRLLDMRVRDVLKKLANDEQALVAVAERAKTQDRQIPLRQRYAEVLATWDEYVEPMIQLVSADGAFEQGVRRVEQVLLRLLGEQARLGQLVDDDQLLRTHARILEMQTTAQLTLRRARELLLPLREEARRHNAITRGAALALSVIRRKGIDAVPQAAMPMFTRPQSNFLGTASQVESYVFALANFQPKPAHFPKASGNRKSDGPQRSPRTAREMLDRCQAALPLPDLMQWLLEQEPEGATDELLYWFSRLSRDARFQRDRLERAQYDTLQHSVSLCSFALIASPAAGKDSKSESHAD
- the mksE gene encoding Mks condensin complex protein MksE: MQINLTEMTQLAPIFRELFKGFHISRRDPELYSQLSNQQDAYRALFRSLGYELVCDTRGFYYFVPEQVGAQVNKTAQRLALFTFILVEHLADQGRDPLAVLDGGSIGRDELPPLLEKYRDLFLQAEVTTQEELEEKVMRRLTQLGFAAEDNGVYRFLPPIHRFLDVCLSVQQDRDLASNLHASEMQFTTPALMDEDDEPVVILESYADEPADDEAIVTLEAPAAVIVEEESEEDALARAIAEEQADMEAQA